In the Methanomassiliicoccales archaeon genome, one interval contains:
- the pyrF gene encoding orotidine-5'-phosphate decarboxylase, with product MVILKKKNRLILALDETEKEKALRMARELADLVDAIKINWPLVLSSSPNVISEIADFSDVICDFKLADIPSTVRLIAEKAIDLGASGIIVHGFVGHDVVREAVKVAGNAADIFVVTEMSHPGGREFTAPVAERIASLAVECGASGVIAPATRPERIQAIREIVGDLLILSPGVGVQGGSAAEAIRMGADHVIVGRSIYKSSDPRGTAESICQEIRSCQKCK from the coding sequence ATGGTGATACTGAAGAAAAAAAATAGGCTAATACTTGCACTCGATGAAACAGAAAAGGAGAAAGCGCTGCGAATGGCCAGGGAACTAGCGGATCTCGTTGACGCCATAAAGATCAATTGGCCGCTGGTGCTGAGCTCCTCCCCCAATGTAATCTCGGAAATTGCTGACTTCTCGGACGTGATTTGCGACTTCAAGCTTGCTGATATTCCGAGTACTGTGAGGCTTATTGCGGAGAAAGCGATAGACCTAGGGGCATCGGGAATCATAGTTCACGGCTTCGTAGGGCATGATGTTGTGCGTGAGGCTGTTAAGGTTGCCGGGAATGCTGCTGATATATTTGTCGTGACTGAAATGAGCCATCCAGGAGGACGTGAATTCACGGCGCCAGTTGCGGAGAGGATAGCGTCCCTTGCCGTGGAGTGCGGAGCATCGGGTGTGATAGCGCCTGCGACGAGACCAGAACGCATACAAGCAATTCGCGAAATCGTTGGAGATCTCCTGATTTTGTCCCCTGGAGTCGGCGTTCAAGGTGGAAGTGCGGCAGAGGCTATACGCATGGGGGCAGACCATGTAATCGTCGGCCGATCCATCTACAAAAGTTCAGATCCTAGGGGAACTGCAGAATCGATATGTCAAGAAATTAGAAGCTGTCAAAAGTGTAAATGA
- a CDS encoding 4Fe-4S cluster-binding domain-containing protein, with product MNMRSHGAGSRYVGELPQGCRICKKGAKLVLLITGRCAASCYYCPLSSKKKGRDVIYANEMKIKYVEGAIAEARLIDAEGTGITGGDPLEVLDRTIMFIKHLKDEFGKDHHIHLYTASINIQAFKALEASGLDELRIHPPLHMWRRLEETNIADFVANTNMDVGFEIPAIPDMKSEIVELVSYANRAKMDFVNLNELEVSETNWRRLKAKGFEVKNDISSAVLGSEELAIEILKLDLEISRHYCSSAFKDRIQMRNRIKRRAKNIARAGDIITKDGTLLKGVIEGNKLREISDYLISEFEVPKELIYIDRGKKRIEIAPWILEEISSFLPYNCYIIEEYPTADKLEVEREQLPSQAKRH from the coding sequence ATGAACATGCGATCACACGGCGCCGGCTCAAGATATGTTGGAGAATTACCTCAAGGATGTAGAATCTGCAAAAAGGGGGCCAAGCTCGTTCTTCTTATCACAGGGAGATGTGCTGCGTCGTGCTACTACTGTCCCCTTTCTTCGAAAAAAAAAGGGAGAGATGTGATTTATGCAAATGAGATGAAAATCAAGTATGTCGAGGGAGCTATAGCAGAAGCAAGGCTGATCGATGCTGAGGGCACTGGTATCACTGGTGGCGATCCACTTGAAGTTCTTGATCGCACAATCATGTTTATCAAGCACCTCAAGGATGAATTCGGAAAGGATCACCATATTCATTTGTACACAGCATCAATAAATATTCAAGCGTTCAAAGCACTTGAGGCGTCTGGTCTCGATGAACTGCGCATCCATCCGCCGCTCCACATGTGGAGGAGACTTGAGGAGACAAATATAGCGGACTTTGTGGCTAATACAAATATGGACGTGGGGTTTGAAATTCCAGCGATTCCAGATATGAAAAGTGAAATTGTAGAATTGGTGTCTTATGCTAATCGTGCTAAAATGGATTTCGTGAACCTGAATGAGCTTGAAGTCTCAGAAACCAATTGGCGGCGCCTCAAAGCAAAGGGATTTGAAGTGAAGAATGATATATCAAGTGCAGTTCTTGGGAGCGAAGAACTTGCCATTGAGATCTTGAAGCTCGATCTCGAAATCTCTAGACACTACTGTTCCTCTGCTTTTAAAGACCGCATTCAGATGAGGAACAGAATTAAGAGAAGAGCGAAGAACATCGCGAGAGCGGGAGATATTATCACAAAAGACGGTACTCTTTTGAAAGGGGTCATTGAGGGTAATAAGCTTAGGGAAATCAGCGACTATCTCATTAGTGAATTCGAGGTACCGAAAGAACTGATCTACATCGACAGAGGTAAGAAAAGGATCGAGATAGCCCCGTGGATTCTTGAAGAAATATCCTCATTTCTTCCATACAATTGCTACATTATCGAGGAGTACCCGACCGCCGATAAGCTCGAAGTCGAAAGGGAGCAATTACCCTCTCAGGCTAAGCGACACTGA
- a CDS encoding NusA-like transcription termination signal-binding factor: MPEITFTEETLRYITLFETITKTRVRDCLETEDKLVFVVNPGQANKAVGKGGENVIRMKNTTGKNIQVIEYSDEPETFIRNVFYNYNVQCVKIENRGNIVHATVTVDPKVKGKAIGKNGKNLKIARDIINRHHNIQSISVA, translated from the coding sequence ATGCCAGAAATCACGTTCACCGAAGAAACGCTTCGCTACATCACTCTCTTTGAAACGATCACAAAAACGAGGGTAAGGGATTGCCTGGAAACTGAAGACAAACTTGTTTTTGTTGTAAATCCCGGCCAGGCAAATAAGGCCGTTGGGAAGGGCGGGGAGAACGTCATCAGGATGAAAAATACTACGGGAAAAAACATCCAGGTAATAGAGTATTCAGACGAACCAGAAACATTCATCAGGAATGTCTTTTATAATTATAATGTACAATGCGTAAAGATCGAAAACCGTGGAAATATAGTTCATGCCACGGTGACTGTTGATCCAAAAGTCAAAGGAAAGGCCATCGGGAAGAATGGGAAGAATCTGAAAATCGCAAGGGACATCATTAACAGGCATCACAATATTCAGAGCATCAGTGTCGCTTAG
- a CDS encoding 50S ribosomal protein L30e, which translates to MIDLGRAIKTAATTGKVVFGTQRTEKAVKKGEAKLVIVAKNCPSEFLLFGNHGVKTYRYEGTNVELGALCGKPFSVAALAVIDKGASNILSL; encoded by the coding sequence ATGATTGATCTTGGTAGGGCTATAAAAACGGCGGCAACAACAGGAAAGGTCGTATTTGGAACCCAGAGAACCGAGAAAGCGGTGAAGAAAGGCGAAGCAAAACTGGTTATAGTAGCCAAGAACTGCCCCAGCGAATTCTTGCTCTTTGGAAACCACGGTGTGAAAACATACCGATACGAAGGCACGAATGTTGAGCTCGGTGCACTTTGTGGCAAGCCTTTTTCAGTGGCAGCGCTTGCTGTTATTGATAAGGGCGCTTCAAATATTCTTTCGTTGTGA
- the rpoA2 gene encoding DNA-directed RNA polymerase subunit A'', translating into MMAMKDTVNALRRRGLKEEAISKLLSKFKSLAEISTANVKEIASLGFTEEEASEIVAKVGGKPAKEQKKVPAEKAKKREEKKEEISEVSSETKERMRKAEIYIPVKTCPLTEFQSKMLKIADEMRLHLPLRIILDISERLEGIDVPEATLRKILTRAHEKYELHLMDPHESAGIVAAQSIGEPGTQMTMRTFHYAGVAEINVTLGLPRLIEIVDARRIPSTPMMEIHVDPKIRNDIERVRKIAMDIESTVLLDIADIETDIINMKVIVHPDERKMIQKGITLDEVYAQLSKIRTIRGLAEVVEGKIVITCEEPSFKRLQNIVDAVRECKIRGIDNIKRAILRKVGEEYVIYTEGSNLQEVLSIEGVDKTRTTTNCIQEIYEVLGIEAARNAIINEASRTLEEQGLTVDIRHIMLVADLMTHDGDVKAIGRHGISGRKSSVLARAAFEITATHLLHAAITGEVDHLDGVAENIIVGQPVTLGTGAVNLVYVPVKKEASK; encoded by the coding sequence ATGATGGCCATGAAAGATACGGTCAATGCCTTGAGACGCCGTGGTTTGAAAGAGGAAGCGATATCAAAATTACTATCGAAGTTCAAATCCCTGGCCGAAATTTCGACGGCCAATGTAAAAGAGATCGCCTCTCTCGGATTTACCGAGGAAGAAGCCTCAGAGATCGTCGCAAAAGTCGGTGGAAAGCCTGCTAAGGAGCAAAAAAAGGTACCTGCGGAGAAGGCCAAGAAAAGAGAGGAAAAGAAAGAGGAGATTTCTGAAGTTTCGTCAGAAACGAAAGAAAGGATGAGGAAGGCGGAGATTTACATTCCAGTGAAAACGTGCCCTCTGACCGAATTCCAGTCAAAGATGCTAAAAATCGCTGACGAAATGAGACTTCATCTCCCACTGCGAATCATTTTGGACATCTCGGAACGACTCGAGGGCATTGATGTACCTGAGGCGACGTTGAGGAAGATATTAACAAGGGCGCATGAAAAGTATGAACTTCACTTAATGGATCCTCACGAGTCCGCAGGGATAGTCGCAGCGCAGAGTATCGGTGAACCAGGCACGCAGATGACAATGCGTACATTTCACTATGCAGGTGTCGCAGAAATCAATGTCACACTTGGACTGCCAAGACTTATTGAGATCGTTGATGCAAGGAGGATTCCGAGCACTCCCATGATGGAGATTCATGTTGACCCGAAAATTAGGAATGATATTGAGCGGGTCAGGAAGATCGCAATGGACATTGAATCAACAGTTCTTTTGGATATTGCCGACATAGAAACGGATATCATTAACATGAAAGTGATCGTGCATCCAGACGAAAGGAAGATGATACAGAAGGGAATCACGCTCGATGAGGTCTATGCTCAGCTATCTAAGATTCGTACAATTCGTGGTCTTGCAGAGGTTGTTGAAGGAAAGATCGTCATTACTTGCGAAGAACCATCATTCAAGAGACTACAGAATATTGTAGACGCTGTTAGGGAATGTAAGATCAGAGGTATCGACAACATAAAACGTGCGATTTTGAGGAAGGTTGGAGAAGAGTACGTCATTTATACCGAAGGCTCTAATCTGCAAGAGGTGCTTTCCATAGAAGGCGTAGACAAGACAAGAACGACCACGAACTGCATTCAAGAAATATATGAGGTCCTGGGCATTGAGGCGGCGAGAAATGCGATCATCAACGAAGCGTCGAGGACTCTTGAAGAGCAAGGGTTGACTGTAGACATTAGGCATATAATGCTTGTAGCTGACCTGATGACCCATGATGGTGATGTGAAGGCCATCGGCAGGCACGGGATTTCAGGTAGGAAGTCCAGCGTGCTCGCGAGGGCTGCATTCGAAATCACGGCGACGCATCTCCTGCACGCAGCGATAACGGGCGAGGTGGATCACCTAGATGGAGTAGCGGAAAATATTATAGTTGGGCAACCAGTTACTCTTGGAACGGGAGCCGTGAATCTGGTGTATGTTCCCGTTAAAAAGGAGGCGAGCAAATGA
- a CDS encoding DNA-directed RNA polymerase subunit A', with protein MMRGVSKRIGSIKFAVLSPDEIRKMSATKIITADTYDDDGFPIEMGLMDPHLGVIEPGLRCKTCGHKADECPGHFGHIDLAMPVIHVGFVKEIKKLLQSTCRSCGRLLLTEEQAREYREAMESLETLGGDAVEVRMVSKETAKDAASRPVCPHCGAEQLKITLDKPTTFRENGHKLTPKEVRERLERIPDEDLIPLGIDPKSCRPEWMVLTALPVPPVTVRPSITLESGDRSEDDLTHKLVDVLRINQRLRENRDAGAPQLIVEDLWELLQYHVTTYFDNQTSGIPPARHRSGRPLKTLVQRLKGKEGRFRSNLSGKRVNFSARTVISPDPSLSINEVGVPIEAARELTVPVYVTQHNIEKLKEIVKRGPNPPGPGYLPGANYVIRSDGRRIKITEKNAESVAETLDIGFIVERHLVDGDIVLFNRQPSLHRMSMMAHTVKVMPWKTFRLNLCVCPPYNADFDGDEMNLHVLQSDEARAEAMILMKVQEHILSPRFGGPIIGAIHDHITGCFLLTHKDSKFTLNETLFMLAKLDHRPLPEPIVENGVQYWTGKQLFSLILPEDFRITFRASICRKCPECLKEKCDLDAYVKIRNGKLVCGTIDEKAVGAFKGRIIDKIARDYGSDAARAFIDNLTRLAIGAIMVRGFTTGIDDEDIPDEAKRQIEEVLKDAEKKVEDLVSAYREGILEQLPGRSLEETLEVEVMKVLGRARDEAGQIASRHLGLENSAVIMARSGARGSMLNLSQMAGCIGQQAVRGERLSRGYWNRTLPHFRKGDLGARAKGFVVNSYKSGLTPTEFFFHSMGGREGLVDTAVRTSRSGYMQRRLINALEDLKLKQDGTVRNTADMIIQFRYGEDGIDPSRSVQGSPIDVDDLLIEVLGDEAELLAKIEEKKVGGYATIEKDLMEVEEEEEYEEPEFEAGGEE; from the coding sequence ATGATGCGAGGCGTTTCTAAGCGGATAGGCTCGATTAAGTTTGCGGTGCTCTCACCAGATGAAATCAGGAAGATGTCTGCTACAAAGATCATCACCGCTGATACATACGATGATGATGGGTTCCCCATTGAAATGGGCTTGATGGATCCTCATCTAGGTGTGATCGAACCTGGACTGAGGTGCAAGACTTGTGGACACAAAGCTGACGAATGTCCCGGTCACTTTGGACATATCGATCTCGCAATGCCAGTAATTCACGTTGGGTTTGTCAAAGAGATAAAGAAACTCCTTCAATCAACGTGTAGATCGTGTGGTCGACTGCTTTTAACGGAAGAACAGGCCCGAGAGTATAGAGAGGCAATGGAATCTCTCGAAACACTTGGAGGAGATGCGGTTGAGGTCCGTATGGTTTCCAAGGAAACGGCAAAAGATGCGGCTTCTCGGCCGGTTTGTCCGCATTGCGGTGCAGAACAACTAAAAATCACGCTTGACAAGCCAACCACTTTCAGGGAAAACGGACATAAACTCACGCCGAAGGAAGTGAGGGAGCGGCTGGAGCGCATACCGGATGAAGATTTGATTCCCCTTGGCATCGATCCTAAATCATGCAGACCGGAATGGATGGTTTTGACAGCTCTCCCTGTACCTCCCGTCACCGTGAGACCGTCGATTACCCTTGAGTCGGGTGACCGTTCTGAGGATGACCTCACTCATAAGCTCGTAGACGTACTGAGAATCAATCAGCGACTGAGAGAAAACAGAGATGCGGGAGCGCCCCAGCTCATCGTTGAAGATCTCTGGGAATTGCTGCAATACCATGTTACAACGTATTTTGACAACCAGACCTCTGGCATTCCGCCAGCTCGGCATAGGTCAGGTAGACCTCTGAAAACCCTCGTCCAGAGGTTGAAAGGTAAGGAGGGGCGTTTCAGGTCTAACCTCTCCGGTAAAAGGGTCAATTTTTCGGCGAGGACAGTTATTTCGCCAGATCCATCACTATCGATCAACGAGGTCGGGGTTCCAATAGAGGCAGCTAGAGAGCTCACAGTTCCTGTTTATGTGACACAACACAATATTGAGAAATTAAAGGAAATTGTAAAAAGGGGTCCGAATCCACCTGGACCAGGATATCTTCCTGGTGCCAATTATGTGATAAGGTCTGATGGAAGAAGGATCAAGATTACCGAAAAGAATGCGGAGAGTGTAGCGGAGACCCTAGATATTGGTTTCATCGTGGAAAGGCACCTTGTAGATGGCGACATAGTTCTGTTTAATAGGCAGCCATCACTGCACAGGATGTCGATGATGGCTCATACGGTAAAAGTCATGCCGTGGAAGACATTCAGGCTCAATCTTTGCGTCTGCCCACCGTACAACGCAGACTTCGATGGCGATGAAATGAACCTGCACGTGCTTCAGAGCGATGAGGCAAGGGCAGAGGCAATGATACTGATGAAGGTACAAGAACACATTCTATCTCCGCGCTTTGGTGGACCCATTATAGGCGCAATTCATGATCATATTACAGGTTGTTTCCTACTGACCCATAAGGATTCAAAGTTCACACTAAATGAAACACTGTTCATGCTGGCAAAACTTGATCACAGACCTTTGCCTGAACCCATCGTTGAAAATGGAGTGCAATACTGGACAGGAAAGCAGCTATTTTCGCTGATACTCCCAGAAGATTTCAGGATCACTTTCAGAGCTTCCATATGCAGGAAATGTCCTGAATGTCTCAAAGAAAAGTGTGATCTTGATGCTTATGTGAAGATAAGAAATGGTAAGCTTGTCTGTGGCACAATTGACGAAAAGGCTGTTGGTGCCTTCAAGGGAAGGATCATTGACAAAATTGCGAGGGATTACGGTTCCGATGCAGCGAGGGCTTTTATCGATAATCTTACACGGTTGGCAATCGGCGCCATCATGGTGCGGGGATTTACAACAGGCATCGATGATGAGGATATTCCTGATGAGGCCAAGCGCCAGATAGAAGAAGTACTTAAAGACGCGGAAAAGAAAGTCGAAGATCTCGTCTCAGCGTATCGCGAAGGAATCCTCGAACAACTTCCTGGCAGATCGCTTGAAGAGACTTTAGAAGTAGAAGTCATGAAGGTGCTGGGAAGAGCAAGAGACGAGGCGGGGCAGATTGCGTCAAGACATCTTGGACTGGAGAACTCAGCGGTCATCATGGCAAGGTCTGGTGCGAGAGGTTCCATGCTAAATCTAAGCCAAATGGCTGGTTGCATTGGGCAACAGGCTGTTAGAGGAGAGCGTTTATCAAGAGGGTATTGGAATAGGACATTGCCTCATTTCCGTAAGGGCGATCTCGGTGCTAGGGCCAAAGGGTTTGTCGTTAATTCGTACAAGAGCGGTCTTACACCAACCGAATTCTTCTTCCATAGCATGGGAGGTCGAGAAGGTCTTGTTGATACAGCTGTGCGTACATCTCGTTCAGGTTATATGCAACGCAGGTTGATCAACGCCCTTGAAGATCTTAAATTGAAACAGGATGGCACGGTGAGGAATACAGCAGATATGATCATTCAGTTTAGATACGGTGAAGATGGAATCGATCCGTCGCGGAGCGTTCAGGGGAGTCCAATTGACGTTGACGACCTCTTGATTGAGGTCTTGGGTGACGAGGCTGAGTTGCTGGCGAAGATCGAAGAGAAGAAAGTCGGTGGATACGCAACGATAGAAAAGGATCTCATGGAAGTTGAGGAAGAAGAGGAGTACGAGGAACCCGAATTTGAGGCTGGGGGTGAGGAATGA
- a CDS encoding DNA-directed RNA polymerase subunit B, which yields MRELVELYFNERSIVNHHIASFNDFLSTIDNPNSRMQKIVDNLRVSVEDMERGVIRLDPDKTDGRIIEIRVGRKRDEKTGMIDTHSRPTVHIRLPIVREANGASHTLTPMEARLRNLNYVAPVYVDFTVIEDGIEKEPEHVHIGDLPIMVKSKKCTLHKENLEEEKELTEEEYVKKLIEAGEDPMDPGGYFIIGGTERVLISLEDLAPNRVMVEFNERYGTKIEVAKVFSQKEGYRALTLVEKKKDGMLMVTVPAASGQIPLVVLMKALGMESDEDIYEAIVSVPEMANIVYANIEECQDKKLYPPNGIFTTEDAILYLERKFATGQAKEYRVKKVESIIDRSLLPHLGDTSEDRLKKAIFLGRVARSVLELSLGLRKEDDKDHYANKRLKLSGDLMEDLFRVAFTNLMKDLKYQLERSYARKKDIRIASAIRPDLLTNRLIHALATGNWVGGRAGVSQLLDRTSNMSTLSHLRRVTSSLTRSQPHFEARDLHPTQWGRLCPNETPEGQNCGLVKNAALIIDVSEGFPEESVLWILRDLGVKEVRGQRKTGTRVYVNGDLIGVHDRARELVAEIRHRRRSGIISHEINIRYDEEMDEVIINCDEGRLRRPLLVIRNGRTVLTRKHLDEITEGRLRWSDLIREGVIEWLDAEEEEDTYIAVDAYRIPERCPNCQKALSPIDVNWLNPGAEENYVLLRCRHCKGDIKTPLLLTREHTHMEIDPILILGVCAGLVPYAEHNSSPRITMGAGMAKQSLGLSATNYRRRPDTRGHLLHYPQKPIVQTKTMDFVSFNERPAGQNFVVAVLSYHGYNMEDALILNKASIERGLGRSTFMRTYRAEERRYPGGQEDHFEIPSPDVRGARADLAYSNLGEDGLISPETAVNGGDVLIGKTSPPRFLEEETDFLTPQKRRETSITVRPGESGWIDSVMLTESENGSRLVKVKVRDERIPELGDKFASRHGQKGVVGLIVPQEDMPFTSDGIVPDLVINPHAIPSRMTVAHVLEMIGGKVGSMECRMIDGTPFSGEKEKSLREALVRCGFKHTGKEVMYDGMSGRMIGADIFVGVIYYQKLHHMVSGKLHVRSRGPVQILTRQPTEGRSRQGGLRFGEMERDCLIGHGAAMVIKDRLLDESDGTFQYVCGNPNCGHIAILDRRGVLRCPVCGNNTNVHLVQTSYAFKLLLDELLSLGVVMRLQLEDLR from the coding sequence GTGCGCGAGCTTGTTGAGCTTTATTTTAATGAAAGGAGTATTGTAAACCATCACATTGCAAGCTTCAATGATTTTCTATCGACAATCGACAACCCGAACAGCCGAATGCAGAAGATTGTTGACAATCTCAGGGTATCTGTTGAGGATATGGAAAGAGGCGTAATAAGACTTGATCCAGATAAGACAGACGGCAGGATAATTGAAATCCGGGTTGGCAGGAAACGAGATGAGAAGACTGGAATGATTGACACACATTCCCGCCCAACCGTTCATATCAGGCTCCCTATCGTCAGAGAAGCAAACGGTGCATCTCATACATTAACACCAATGGAGGCTCGGTTAAGAAATCTAAATTATGTTGCACCTGTTTATGTTGACTTTACTGTTATAGAAGATGGCATTGAAAAAGAGCCAGAACACGTTCACATCGGCGATCTTCCCATCATGGTGAAGTCTAAGAAATGCACTCTTCACAAAGAAAACTTAGAAGAAGAAAAAGAGTTGACCGAGGAAGAATATGTTAAGAAATTGATCGAAGCCGGCGAAGATCCGATGGATCCGGGTGGTTATTTCATCATAGGGGGAACTGAAAGAGTATTGATTTCTCTTGAGGATTTGGCCCCAAATCGAGTAATGGTCGAATTCAATGAAAGATATGGAACGAAAATTGAAGTCGCCAAAGTTTTCTCGCAGAAAGAAGGATATCGGGCGCTGACCTTGGTTGAGAAGAAGAAGGACGGCATGTTAATGGTCACGGTTCCTGCTGCTTCGGGCCAGATTCCTCTTGTGGTGCTGATGAAGGCGCTTGGAATGGAAAGTGATGAGGATATATATGAGGCAATCGTCAGCGTCCCCGAAATGGCCAATATTGTTTATGCAAACATCGAAGAATGCCAAGATAAAAAGCTTTATCCACCTAATGGCATTTTTACAACAGAAGACGCAATCTTGTATCTTGAGAGAAAATTTGCAACAGGCCAGGCAAAAGAATACCGAGTTAAGAAGGTCGAATCGATCATTGATCGCTCTTTGCTTCCACACTTGGGCGATACCTCTGAGGACCGCCTCAAAAAAGCGATTTTCCTGGGCAGGGTGGCAAGAAGTGTTCTCGAATTATCCTTAGGACTTAGGAAGGAAGACGATAAAGATCATTACGCGAACAAGAGGCTTAAACTCTCAGGAGATCTTATGGAGGATCTCTTCAGGGTTGCTTTTACTAATCTAATGAAGGATTTGAAGTATCAATTGGAAAGGAGTTATGCGAGAAAAAAAGACATTCGCATTGCCAGTGCGATCAGACCCGATCTCCTAACAAATCGCCTAATTCATGCGCTCGCAACGGGCAATTGGGTTGGTGGAAGGGCGGGGGTAAGCCAGCTTCTTGACCGAACGTCTAATATGAGTACGCTCAGTCATTTAAGAAGAGTCACCTCGTCGCTCACAAGAAGCCAACCTCACTTCGAAGCCAGAGATCTTCACCCAACGCAATGGGGAAGATTGTGCCCCAACGAAACGCCAGAAGGTCAAAACTGTGGCCTTGTGAAAAACGCAGCGCTAATCATCGACGTTTCGGAGGGCTTTCCAGAAGAGAGTGTTCTTTGGATCCTCAGGGATCTAGGTGTTAAGGAGGTCAGGGGACAGCGAAAAACGGGAACGCGGGTTTATGTCAATGGAGATTTAATCGGTGTTCACGATCGTGCCCGAGAACTAGTAGCGGAAATCAGGCACAGAAGGCGTTCCGGCATCATTTCGCATGAAATTAACATCAGATATGATGAAGAAATGGATGAAGTGATAATAAACTGCGATGAGGGCCGATTGAGACGTCCTCTGCTCGTAATAAGAAATGGAAGAACAGTCCTTACAAGGAAACACCTCGATGAAATTACCGAGGGAAGGTTGCGGTGGTCCGATCTTATCCGCGAAGGTGTAATAGAGTGGCTCGACGCGGAAGAGGAAGAAGATACTTACATCGCAGTCGACGCTTATAGGATTCCGGAACGCTGTCCAAATTGCCAAAAGGCTCTATCACCCATAGATGTTAACTGGCTTAATCCCGGCGCAGAGGAAAACTACGTGTTGCTCCGCTGCCGCCATTGTAAAGGGGACATCAAGACCCCGCTATTGCTTACGAGAGAACATACCCATATGGAGATCGATCCTATTCTCATATTGGGTGTTTGTGCCGGCTTAGTTCCATATGCAGAACACAATTCGTCCCCAAGAATCACGATGGGTGCCGGAATGGCGAAGCAATCACTCGGCCTAAGCGCTACTAATTATAGAAGAAGACCTGATACAAGGGGGCACCTATTACACTATCCTCAGAAACCGATAGTGCAAACAAAAACAATGGACTTTGTTTCGTTCAATGAAAGACCAGCTGGACAAAATTTCGTTGTAGCGGTCCTTTCATATCATGGCTATAATATGGAAGACGCATTGATTTTGAATAAGGCTAGCATAGAGAGAGGACTTGGTCGCTCAACATTCATGAGGACGTATAGAGCTGAAGAGCGTCGATATCCTGGTGGACAAGAAGATCACTTTGAGATACCGAGCCCGGATGTACGTGGAGCTAGGGCGGATCTAGCTTACAGTAATCTTGGTGAAGACGGATTGATAAGCCCTGAGACCGCCGTCAACGGAGGAGATGTACTCATCGGTAAGACATCGCCTCCTCGTTTCCTCGAGGAGGAAACGGATTTCCTCACACCCCAGAAGCGCCGTGAAACCTCCATTACAGTCCGGCCAGGCGAAAGCGGATGGATAGACAGCGTTATGTTGACGGAATCGGAAAACGGAAGCCGCTTAGTGAAGGTGAAAGTGAGGGATGAAAGGATACCAGAACTGGGAGATAAGTTCGCATCGAGACACGGGCAAAAGGGCGTGGTCGGGCTGATCGTACCCCAAGAAGACATGCCGTTCACTTCTGATGGTATCGTACCTGACCTCGTTATTAATCCGCATGCAATTCCATCGAGAATGACAGTTGCTCACGTGCTAGAGATGATTGGAGGCAAAGTAGGGTCGATGGAATGCAGGATGATTGATGGTACGCCATTCAGTGGGGAAAAAGAAAAATCGCTAAGAGAGGCGCTAGTGAGATGCGGCTTTAAGCACACAGGAAAGGAAGTGATGTATGATGGCATGTCAGGACGGATGATCGGCGCTGACATTTTCGTCGGAGTGATATATTATCAGAAGCTGCATCACATGGTGTCAGGAAAGCTTCATGTGAGAAGTCGCGGTCCGGTCCAGATTCTCACCAGACAGCCAACCGAAGGTCGATCGAGACAAGGCGGTCTGAGGTTTGGAGAAATGGAAAGAGACTGCCTCATCGGACACGGTGCTGCTATGGTAATTAAAGACAGGCTACTGGATGAATCTGATGGTACATTCCAGTATGTCTGTGGAAATCCGAACTGTGGACACATTGCGATCCTGGATAGGCGTGGCGTATTGAGATGTCCTGTCTGCGGGAACAATACAAATGTTCACCTCGTCCAGACATCCTATGCATTCAAACTGTTACTCGATGAGTTGCTGTCGCTTGGCGTTGTGATGAGGCTCCAACTGGAGGATTTAAGATGA
- a CDS encoding DNA-directed RNA polymerase subunit H: MSDVIEFNVLEHELVPEHHLLSEEEAQKVLTELRITRDQLPKIRKSDACVQVLEKIHGPIEEGRIIKIVRKSSTAEIFVAYRMVIRG; this comes from the coding sequence GTGTCTGATGTTATTGAATTTAATGTTTTAGAGCATGAGCTAGTACCGGAGCACCACCTGCTTTCTGAAGAAGAAGCTCAAAAAGTGTTGACGGAGTTACGAATCACAAGAGACCAGCTTCCCAAAATAAGGAAAAGCGATGCGTGCGTACAGGTGCTGGAAAAGATTCATGGCCCCATCGAAGAAGGACGCATTATCAAGATTGTTCGGAAAAGTTCGACTGCAGAGATTTTTGTGGCATATAGAATGGTAATAAGAGGGTGA
- a CDS encoding zinc finger domain-containing protein — MLHVAPAESMKKEKICSSCGIRLVERGFTYFKCPMCGEVEIGRCAKCRDQSVAYTCPKCGFTGP, encoded by the coding sequence ATGCTTCATGTCGCACCGGCTGAGAGCATGAAGAAGGAAAAGATCTGCAGTTCATGCGGCATAAGACTTGTTGAAAGGGGATTTACATACTTCAAATGCCCCATGTGCGGAGAGGTTGAAATTGGGCGCTGTGCGAAATGTAGAGACCAGAGTGTTGCTTATACGTGCCCCAAGTGCGGATTTACGGGTCCGTAG